AACAAGGGTAATGAACTGTCTTAAGGAAATGGCAGAGCAGAGGAAAAAAGAGTTTTTTATCTGGTCATGCACCCAGGGAATTCATAAATTAGAAACCCCGGTAAAAGTCGATGAAGCCACCCGCGACCCCATCAATGCCTTAAATTATATCGAGCGTCAAACCTTTCCCGCCGTATTTATCCTCTTAGATTTTCACCACTATTTAAATGACCACACGATTGTCCGCAAAATCAGAGACATGGTAGAAAATATGAAACATACCTACGAGAGTTTGATTATCCTTTCTCCAATTTTAAATCTTCCAGTAGAATTAGAAAAGGATATAGCCGTAGTTGATTTCGATTTACCAGATGAGAGGGATTTAAATAAATTACTGAATGAAATTATTGAGGTCATTAGCAAGTCTGGAGAGGTTAAGATTAATCTTATCCCTGATGTAAAGGAAAAACTCATTAATGCTGCACTTGGGCTTACTTTAAATGAGGCAGAAAATGCCTTTGCCAGGGTGATTGTCGTTGACCAAACATTAGGGGCTGAAGATATTGAGCGGATTCTTGAAGAGAAAAAACAGGTTATCCGAAAATCAGGTTTGTTAGAATATTATCATTCAACAGAGGTTATGGGAGATATTGGTGGCTTAGAAAATCTTAAAGACTGGCTTGTAAAACGCTCGGTGGCTTTTACCTCCAATGCCAAAGAATTTGGTTTGCCTCAGCCAAAAGGAATTTTATTAATCGGAGTTCAAGGTTGTGGCAAAAGTCTTACGGCTAAGGCAGTTGCCGGGCTCTGGAAATTGCCGCTTCTTCGCTTTGATGTTGGCAGGGTATTCTCCGGTATTGTGGGTTCATCTGAAGATAATATGCGCCGGGCAATCAGAACCGCAGAATCAATTGCTCCGGTAATCCTCTGGATAGATGAAATAGAAAAAGCCCTTTCTGGTGTGCAAAGCTCTTCCTTTTCTGATGCAGGCACTTCTGCCAGAGTATTTAGTACCTTTCTCACCTGGCTACAAGAAAAAACTAAACCGGTATTTGTTATTGCTACGGCTAACAATATCAGCCTTCTTCCACCTGAATTGTTACGAAAAGGACGCTTTGATGAAATATTCTTTG
Above is a window of bacterium DNA encoding:
- a CDS encoding AAA family ATPase — its product is MGKKMFRTPCEKEIDILIRARYPVIYIVSYEETRVMNCLKEMAEQRKKEFFIWSCTQGIHKLETPVKVDEATRDPINALNYIERQTFPAVFILLDFHHYLNDHTIVRKIRDMVENMKHTYESLIILSPILNLPVELEKDIAVVDFDLPDERDLNKLLNEIIEVISKSGEVKINLIPDVKEKLINAALGLTLNEAENAFARVIVVDQTLGAEDIERILEEKKQVIRKSGLLEYYHSTEVMGDIGGLENLKDWLVKRSVAFTSNAKEFGLPQPKGILLIGVQGCGKSLTAKAVAGLWKLPLLRFDVGRVFSGIVGSSEDNMRRAIRTAESIAPVILWIDEIEKALSGVQSSSFSDAGTSARVFSTFLTWLQEKTKPVFVIATANNISLLPPELLRKGRFDEIFFVDLPTYEERQDIFAIHIKKRSRKVEIFDFELLAKESEGYSGAEIEQAVISGLFDAFVLKRDLTTEDILKSIKETIPLSQTMREAIEDLRNWAKTRTRFSSIQKQPLESKGRRIEL